From the genome of Spinacia oleracea cultivar Varoflay chromosome 2, BTI_SOV_V1, whole genome shotgun sequence, one region includes:
- the LOC110800984 gene encoding uncharacterized protein, whose amino-acid sequence MATSLLPTHSFAVRASSVSDNTRRKISSTTTAASAGGKWWSPLFGWSADADYIDSSASKEEANPVKSENIPVKSKFTRGCFTEEKAKQLRMMTKDTAAFHDAMYHSAIASRLASDFSDSNSSE is encoded by the coding sequence atggcAACCAGTCTTCTACCTACCCACTCCTTCGCCGTCCGTGCTTCTTCCGTTTCTGACAACACCCGCCGTAAAATTtcctccaccaccaccgccgcatCCGCCGGTGGAAAATGGTGGTCGCCTCTCTTCGGCTGGTCCGCCGACGCCGACTACATTGACTCTTCAGCTTCTAAGGAAGAAGCAAATCCGGTGAAATCGGAGAATATTCCGGTGAAATCAAAGTTTACTCGCGGTTGTTTTACCGAAGAGAAGGCGAAACAGTTGAGGATGATGACTAAAGATACGGCGGCGTTTCATGATGCCATGTATCACTCCGCCATTGCTTCTCGTCTCGCCTCCGATTTCTCCGACAGTAACTCATCAGAATGA